The following are encoded together in the Citrobacter arsenatis genome:
- the cysB gene encoding HTH-type transcriptional regulator CysB: MKLQQLRYIVEVVNHNLNVSSTAEGLYTSQPGISKQVRMLEDELGIQIFARSGKHLTQVTPAGQEVIRIAREVLSKVDAIKSVAGEHTWPDKGSLYIATTHTQARYALPNVIKGFIERYPRVSLHMHQGSPTQIAEAVSKGNADFAIATEALHLYDDLVMLPCYHWNRSIVVTPDHPLAGKSSVSIEELAQYPLVTYTFGFTGRSELDTAFNRAGLEPRIVFTATDADVIKTYVRLGLGVGVIASMAVDPVSDPDLVRVDAHDIFSHSTTKIGFRRSTFLRSYMYDFIQRFAPHLTRDVVDMAVALRSNDDIEAMFKDIKLPEK, encoded by the coding sequence ATGAAATTACAGCAGCTTCGCTACATTGTTGAGGTGGTGAACCACAACCTTAATGTCTCCTCAACGGCGGAAGGGCTTTATACCTCCCAGCCCGGTATCAGTAAGCAAGTTCGTATGCTGGAAGATGAACTTGGCATCCAGATTTTTGCCCGTAGTGGTAAGCACCTGACCCAGGTTACGCCAGCGGGGCAGGAAGTCATTCGTATTGCGCGGGAAGTTCTGTCGAAGGTCGACGCCATTAAGTCCGTTGCTGGTGAACATACCTGGCCGGACAAAGGTTCGCTGTATATTGCCACCACGCACACTCAGGCGCGTTACGCGCTGCCGAACGTGATTAAAGGTTTTATTGAGCGTTATCCTCGCGTCTCACTGCACATGCACCAGGGATCGCCAACGCAAATCGCCGAAGCTGTCTCGAAAGGAAATGCAGATTTTGCTATCGCGACGGAAGCACTGCACCTGTATGACGATCTGGTGATGCTACCTTGCTACCACTGGAACCGTTCGATCGTTGTTACCCCCGACCATCCGTTGGCGGGTAAATCTTCCGTCTCTATCGAGGAACTGGCTCAGTATCCACTGGTAACCTACACCTTTGGATTTACCGGACGTTCGGAGCTGGACACCGCGTTCAATCGTGCGGGTCTGGAACCGCGCATTGTCTTTACCGCGACCGATGCCGATGTTATTAAGACCTACGTCCGTCTGGGCCTCGGTGTGGGGGTAATTGCCAGCATGGCGGTTGATCCTGTCTCCGATCCTGATCTGGTGCGGGTAGATGCGCATGATATCTTCAGTCATAGCACCACCAAAATTGGTTTTCGTCGCAGCACCTTTTTACGCAGCTATATGTATGATTTTATTCAGCGTTTCGCGCCGCATCTGACGCGCGATGTGGTGGATATGGCGGTGGCGCTGCGTTCCAACGACGATATTGAAGCCATGTTTAAAGATATTAAATTGCCTGAGAAGTAA